The region GCGGCCTGATCGAGGCCAACCGCCAGGACCAGCGGATCCGGCGGTACGCCACCTACCAGGAGCTTCTCGACTACTGCGAGCTGTCCGCCAACCCGGTCGGACGGCTCGTCCTCGGCATCACCGGCACCGCGAGCCCCGAGCGGATCCGCCACTCGGACGCCATCTGCACCGCCCTGCAGATCATCGAGCATCTGCAGGACGTGTCCGAGGACCTTCGCAGGGACCGCGTCTATCTGCCCGCAGAGGACATGAAACGCTTCGGTGTGACCGAGGCCGACCTCGCCGCCCCCAGGGGCGGCGCACGGTTGCGCGCCCTGGTCGCGAAGGAGGCGGAACGCGCCGCTGCCCTGCTGAATGAAGGCACCCCCCTGGTGGGTAGCGTCCACGGCAGGCTCAAGGTGCTGCTCGCCGGATTCGTGGCCGGGGGGCGGGCCGCCCTGCGGGCGGTCGCGGCCGCGGGACATGACGTACTCCCTGGACCGCCCAGGCCCACCAAGCTCAGCCTGCTGCGCGAGGTGGGGGCGACACTGCGAAGAGAGGGGTGAGCCGGACCGTGAAGGGATCTCCGCACGCGTCCGCGCCAGTGCTCGCGGCGTACCGCTATTGCGAGGCCGTGACCGGGCACCAGGCCCGCAACTTCGCCTACGGCATCAGGCTGCTGCCGACGGAGAAGCGCCATGCGATGTCGGCTCTGTACGCCTTCTCCCGCCGGGTCGACGACATCGGCGACGGCCCCCTCGACCCGGAGGCCAAGCGGGCCCGGCTGACGGACACCCGTGCCCTGCTGGACCGGATGCGGGGCGGCGGGATCGAGGAGGACGACACCGACCCCGTCGCCGTCGCCGTCGCCCATGCCGCACACCGCTTCCCGATCCCGCTCGACGCGCTGGACGAGCTGATCGACGGCGTGCTGATGGACGTGGCCGGGCAGACCTACGAGACCTGGGACGACCTCAAGGTCTACTGCCGCTGCGTGGCGGGCGCCATCGGGCGGCTGTCGCTCGGCGTCTTCGGGACCGCCCCCGGCACCGGCCACAGCGAGGACGAGCTCGAGCGCGCCCCGTACTACGCCGACACCCTCGGGCTCGCCCTGCAGCTCACCAACATCCTCCGGGACGTCCGCGAGGACGCCGCCACCGGGCGCACCTATCTGCCCGCCGACGACCTCGCCAAATTCGGCTGCGCCGACGCGTTCCGCGGCTCCACCGCACCGCCCGACGCCGACTTCACCGGCCTGGTCCACTTCGAGGTGCGCCGGGCCAGGGCGCTCTTCGCCGAGGGCTTCCGGCTGCTGCCGCTGCTGGACCGGCGCAGCGGGGCGTGTGTGTCCGCGATGGCGGGCATCTACAGCAGACTCCTGGACCGGATCGCCAAGGATCCCGCGGCCGTCCTGCGCGGCCGCGTCTCGCTGCCGGGACACGAGAAGGCGTATGTGGCGGTGCGCGGGCTGGCCGGTCTTGACGCCCGCGCGGTCGAGCGCCGTGGCACCGGGAGGCCGGTGTGACCCATTCGACCCTGGGCTCCGCCCCGGCCGCCAGACGCAGCCCCGCCGGGCGGAGCGCGCTGGTGATCGGCGGCGGGCTCGCCGGTACGGCGGCGGCGCTCGAGCTGGCCGACGCCGGGCTGCGGGTCACCCTGGTCGAGGGCCGCCCCCGGCTGGGCGGCCTTGCCTTCTCCTTCCACCGCTCCTCCCCGGCGGGCGAGCTGACCGTCGACAACGGCCAGCATGTCCACCTGCGCTGCTGCACCGCCTACCAGTGGTTCCTGGACCGGGTGGGCGCCGCCCGACTCGCCCCGCTCCAGGGCCGGTTGGACATCCCCGTCCTCGACGCCCAGGGGCGCAGCGGACGGCGGCTCGGCCGGCTGCGCCGCACCGCCCTGCCGGTGCCGCTCCATCTGTCCAGGAGCCTGGCCACCTACCCCCATCTCTCCCTCGCCGAGCGCGCCCAGGTGGGCCGCGCCGCGCTCGCCCTCGGGCGGCTCGACCCCCAGGACCCGGCGCTGGACGGGGTGGACTTCGCCGGCTGGCTGCGCCGCCACGGCCAGTCGCCGCGCGCCGTCGAGGCGCTGTGGGACCTGGTCGGCGTGGCCACGCTCAACGCCACCGCGCCGAACGCCTCGCTGGGCCTTGCCGCGATGGTCTTCAAGACCGGGCTGCTCTCCCGGCCCGACGCCGCCGACATCGGCTGGGCCCGCGCCCCGCTCGGCGAGCTGCACCACACCCACGCCCACCGCGCCCTGGACGCGGCGGGCGTGACGACCGAGCTGCGCACCCGGGTGACCGCCGTCACCCGCACCCCCGAGGGCCGCTGGAGCGTGGCCCCGGCCGGGCGGCCGGGGGACGAGCCACCGGCCGAGGCGGACGTGCTGGTCCTGGCCGTACCGCAGCGCGAGGCGCACGCCCTGCTGCCCGACGGCGCCCTGAAGGACCCCGGCAAGCTGCTGCGCATCGGCACCGCGCCGATCCTCAATCTGCATGTGATCTACGACCGCACGGTGCTGCGCCGCCCGTTCTTCGCCGCGATCGGCTCCCCCGTCCAGTGGGTCTTCGACCGTACGGACGCCTCGGGGCTCAGGGACGCGCCCGGGGCCGGGGACAGCCAGTACCTGGCGGTGTCGCAGTCCGCCGCCTACGACGACATCGACCGCCCGGTGGCCGAGCTGCGCGAGCGCTATCTGCCCGAGCTGGAGCGGCTGCTTCCGGTCGCCCGCGGGGCAGAGGTGCGCGACTTCTTCGTCACCCGGGAGCGCACCGCCACCTTCGCCCCCGTTCCCGGCGTCGGGCTCCTGCGGCCCTCCGCCCCGACCGACGCGCCCGGTCTCTACCTGGCCGGTGCGTGGACCGCCACCGGCTGGCCCGCGACCATGGAGGGCGCCGTGCGCAGCGGTCTTTCCGCCGCCCGGGCGGCCCTCAGCCACCTCGGCCGCTCGCATGTGAACCCTCTCCCCGCCCCGGGCGGGGAGTCGCCCAAGGAGGCGGCATGAGCACCACCACCAAGAACAGAGGAGAGACCGTGACCCCGGCGACCCCCGCTGTCGACACCGCAGGAGTCATGGCGTTGCTGGAGCGCGGCCGCACGCTCGCCACGCCGGTGCTGCGCGCCGCCGTGAACCGGCTGGCCCCGCCCATGGACACC is a window of Streptomyces violaceusniger Tu 4113 DNA encoding:
- the hpnE gene encoding hydroxysqualene dehydroxylase HpnE, translated to MTHSTLGSAPAARRSPAGRSALVIGGGLAGTAAALELADAGLRVTLVEGRPRLGGLAFSFHRSSPAGELTVDNGQHVHLRCCTAYQWFLDRVGAARLAPLQGRLDIPVLDAQGRSGRRLGRLRRTALPVPLHLSRSLATYPHLSLAERAQVGRAALALGRLDPQDPALDGVDFAGWLRRHGQSPRAVEALWDLVGVATLNATAPNASLGLAAMVFKTGLLSRPDAADIGWARAPLGELHHTHAHRALDAAGVTTELRTRVTAVTRTPEGRWSVAPAGRPGDEPPAEADVLVLAVPQREAHALLPDGALKDPGKLLRIGTAPILNLHVIYDRTVLRRPFFAAIGSPVQWVFDRTDASGLRDAPGAGDSQYLAVSQSAAYDDIDRPVAELRERYLPELERLLPVARGAEVRDFFVTRERTATFAPVPGVGLLRPSAPTDAPGLYLAGAWTATGWPATMEGAVRSGLSAARAALSHLGRSHVNPLPAPGGESPKEAA
- the hpnD gene encoding presqualene diphosphate synthase HpnD, with the protein product MSRTVKGSPHASAPVLAAYRYCEAVTGHQARNFAYGIRLLPTEKRHAMSALYAFSRRVDDIGDGPLDPEAKRARLTDTRALLDRMRGGGIEEDDTDPVAVAVAHAAHRFPIPLDALDELIDGVLMDVAGQTYETWDDLKVYCRCVAGAIGRLSLGVFGTAPGTGHSEDELERAPYYADTLGLALQLTNILRDVREDAATGRTYLPADDLAKFGCADAFRGSTAPPDADFTGLVHFEVRRARALFAEGFRLLPLLDRRSGACVSAMAGIYSRLLDRIAKDPAAVLRGRVSLPGHEKAYVAVRGLAGLDARAVERRGTGRPV
- the hpnC gene encoding squalene synthase HpnC; this encodes MLDKAAHENFPVAPFFLPRAWRTDLMAVYGYARLVDDIGDGDLAPGGADAELLGLDRDRAGDALAMLDAFEADLHRVFQPFGEPRHPLLAALRPTVHRHGLTPEPFRGLIEANRQDQRIRRYATYQELLDYCELSANPVGRLVLGITGTASPERIRHSDAICTALQIIEHLQDVSEDLRRDRVYLPAEDMKRFGVTEADLAAPRGGARLRALVAKEAERAAALLNEGTPLVGSVHGRLKVLLAGFVAGGRAALRAVAAAGHDVLPGPPRPTKLSLLREVGATLRREG